The Caldisalinibacter kiritimatiensis DNA window TGAAAAGAAAACTGTAGAGTAAAGAAAGGGCCATCGATTAATCGATGGCCTTTTTAATATCCTTTTTCTAGATTAACTACATTTAAGAGTTTTTCACCATTTATATATCTTTTCATGTTTTCATATATTAGATTAAATCTTCTTTCATTTCTCATTTCAGATACCCATGAATTATGAGGCGTAATTATTACATTATCTAGCTCCCATAAAGGACTATCAGGACTTAAAGGTTCATTTTCAAATACATCTAGAGCAGCTCCTTTTATTTTACCATTCTTTAAATACTTAATTAAATGTCTTTCGTTAATAATATTTCCTCTAGCAACATTAATGATATATACGTTATTTTTCATTTCTTTAAAAATTTCTTCGTTTAATAAATGATGAGTTTTTGAGGTATATGGTATGGATACTACTATGATATCACATAAAGATACCATGTATTTGAAATCATTGACTCCATAACATTTATCAAAATATTCAACATCTCTTCCAGAAGTATTAAGTCCAATGAGTTTTGCATCAAATCCCTGTAGTCTCTTAGCTGATTCTTTGGCTATACTTCCTGTACCTATAAATCCAATAGTTTTCCCAAAAATCTCCAAGACAGAAGTATCTAATTTCCACTTTTTTTTCTGTTGTTTTTTATAAAACTTATTGCTATTTTTAGCTAGTTCTAATATTTTTAATACAACCCATTCGCCAATTGGAATA harbors:
- a CDS encoding phosphoglycerate dehydrogenase is translated as MNKIKKLGYKLIYIHEKEITNCESIKDIDILVCYNPFNNLDISKLKNLKWIQLSSIGIDQAPIKHIKENDIILTNNKGGYSIPIGEWVVLKILELAKNSNKFYKKQQKKKWKLDTSVLEIFGKTIGFIGTGSIAKESAKRLQGFDAKLIGLNTSGRDVEYFDKCYGVNDFKYMVSLCDIIVVSIPYTSKTHHLLNEEIFKEMKNNVYIINVARGNIINERHLIKYLKNGKIKGAALDVFENEPLSPDSPLWELDNVIITPHNSWVSEMRNERRFNLIYENMKRYINGEKLLNVVNLEKGY